One genomic window of Candidatus Aminicenantes bacterium includes the following:
- a CDS encoding tyrosine protein phosphatase has protein sequence MQPSQSDSADFSKVLPGFVDLHTHLVPGVDDGAQSLEDSLRMLNRAFSNGTTVLAATPHVYPGVQKDNEIETLLQARDQWVEWAGRECPQVRVMAGAEIHCTHALSDTLARFKRRLSLNAGDYFLLEFPFDMLFPGLDELLFILQGDGWIPVIAHPERNAVIQRNPEVLSRLVRAGALTQVNAGSLMGWFGEAARQSAVRLLRSNLVHVVASDAHWPDERPADLSGAFAVLTDLGVEYPDLLLRRNPEHILQNRGIEHMPESSPPATAGRGFFSRLIRHFQDD, from the coding sequence ATGCAGCCATCACAAAGTGATTCCGCAGACTTTTCAAAGGTTTTGCCGGGATTTGTGGATCTTCACACTCACCTGGTACCCGGCGTGGACGACGGAGCGCAGTCTCTCGAGGATTCGTTGCGGATGCTCAACCGGGCTTTCAGTAACGGTACGACCGTGCTCGCCGCGACACCCCATGTGTACCCGGGAGTACAGAAAGACAACGAAATAGAAACATTGCTCCAGGCCCGGGACCAATGGGTCGAGTGGGCCGGACGTGAATGCCCGCAAGTGCGTGTGATGGCCGGGGCGGAAATCCACTGCACCCACGCTCTGAGTGACACCCTGGCTCGTTTCAAGCGACGTTTGAGCCTCAACGCGGGCGACTACTTTCTGCTGGAGTTCCCCTTTGACATGCTTTTCCCCGGCCTGGACGAATTGTTGTTCATATTGCAGGGGGACGGCTGGATTCCCGTGATCGCGCACCCGGAACGCAACGCCGTGATTCAGCGGAACCCGGAGGTTCTCTCGCGCCTGGTAAGAGCCGGGGCCCTGACCCAGGTGAACGCGGGCAGCCTGATGGGCTGGTTCGGCGAGGCCGCCCGGCAAAGCGCGGTGCGGCTGCTGCGCAGCAACCTGGTTCACGTGGTGGCATCCGACGCCCACTGGCCGGATGAACGCCCGGCGGATCTATCCGGCGCTTTCGCTGTTTTAACCGACCTGGGCGTGGAGTATCCTGACCTGCTCCTGCGCCGCAATCCGGAGCACATCCTGCAAAACCGGGGAATCGAGCATATGCCGGAATCCAGCCCGCCCGCAACCGCCGGCCGCGGCTTCTTTTCGCGCCTGATCCGGCATTTTCAAGACGATTGA